The following are from one region of the Etheostoma spectabile isolate EspeVRDwgs_2016 chromosome 17, UIUC_Espe_1.0, whole genome shotgun sequence genome:
- the LOC116704994 gene encoding G patch domain-containing protein 8-like, which translates to MSPERGTGGLSGTGAQVSLFNRNVIRVEDFVNSGNGAQHSLCNDNGTGAQVGRESGTGAHHCLKSGIPGQISDSVSPVDAKDSVCRDSEAETHDDVANHTELNPTQELKDLLCPATNQQTSISGVLNDTEESSSQTRPKESNSSPSNVAEESTSLPTNRPIEPFCRVLSRDGSRVLLWPSEMVSYTKTLPSISYSINPLLYDFRAHNRAKEGGEEKKGGLEEGRERIKQSVIKQPDCQQRQEAMEGGREVKIDEREEGRQAGNPMEPVAHCSSSGGVVLGRCGCRDESALKFVPVSAECHLAPTQGLQKTGRKRRRKRRGGVRRGMRKRGRRKRGEETERGRIISNISENQISHPALDMTLPGDAISMSERVETASKRKTESPEAGETPKKKRKRGRRQTRRVVCVLRQERACGGLKTDATKLNKTGTLLDNCLGGPEGNRTEKNTDCHFLSGMKHRQCHETNNSEGTFTCYSADKLKHPHPHYYRCDDSIGGNCSADDYSQFISDASVGEQKKMCWTENPLSDCHTCSTPSCHSQCNRDGKHDAAHDKHNPSCGGCETDKDEDHSSDHLDKLNPSCNTMDTPVDFLTCSTNETHADHCQCENKTAKSEKMANNTDKIAAFCGQSSDCNDCSSCKTNGTCHHTGDFNQTNNKRGLSEEDETKPQCHIQHKNNLSESAFDYQTCRSIDPGNADGCDDTDGGQCDYRDSNHGADCNHCAHVVKNDARGKMEAVALVSVRTEQREAERDAERERKEEEERQMERKKVKEKQKEWEREWVRRKEKEREDRERRKEIDFEHLYTEKRPRFPHALPPQCIPLHAPLLLPPSLSSSFSFRHTIIQHHLSLLPPPSHLPVHSYPHLLPSFSPLSPLTLNPPPAPPPPPPLPHHPPPLHPSFYPASPIPFLDATGPYPLATAFHPMQSHHPSLYPRPHPAVMPLQVLF; encoded by the exons ATGTCTCCTGAGAGGGGAACTGGAGGACTCTCTGGGACTGGAGCCCAGGTTTCTTTATTTAATCGCAATGTAATCAGAGTTGAGGACTTTGTTAACAGTGGGAATGGAGCCCAGCACTCCTTATGTAATGACAATGGGACTGGAGCCCAAGTCGGCAGGGAAAGTGGGACTGGAGCTCATCATTGTTTAAAAAGTGGGATACCAGGACAGATTTCTGACAGTGTAAGCCCAGTTGACGCTAAAGATTCAGTATGCAGAGACAGCGAGGCTGAAACCCACGATGATGTGGCCAATCATACAGAGTTAAACCCCACACAAGAATTGAAAGATCTGCTTTGTCCTGCCACAAATCAGCAAACGTCAATTTCTGGTGTTTTAAATGACACCGAAGAGTCTTCAAGCCAAACGCGGCCCAAAGAATCAAATTCCTCTCCGTCAAACGTGGCTGAAGAATCAACTTCTTTGCCTACAAATCGCCCCATAGAGCCGTTTTGCCGCGTCCTGAGCAGAGACGGTAGCCGGGTTCTTCTCTGGCCGTCGGAGATGGTCAGCTACACCAAGACCTTGCCCTCCATCTCCTACAGCATAAACCCTCTACTGTACGACTTCAGAGCACATAACAGGGCCAAGGAGGGGGGTGAGGAAAAGAAAGGAGGGctagaggaagggagggagagaataaAGCAGTCTGTGATCAAACAACCTGACTGCCAACAGAGGCAGGAAGCcatggagggaggaagggaagtGAAGATAGATGAAAGGGAAGAAGGAAGACAGGCAGGTAATCCTATGGAACCTGTAGCCCATTGTAGCAGCAGCGGTGGCGTGGTTCTGGGACGGTGCGGCTGCCGCGATGAAAGCGCTTTAAAATTTGTTCCAGTTTCCGCAGAGTGCCACCTTGCACCGACACAGGGCCTTCAAAAAACaggcaggaagaggaggaggaagaggaggggaggggtgAGGAGAGGAATGAGGAAGAGGGGtaggagaaaaagaggagaggagacagaaaGGGGAAGGATAATAAGTAACATTTCTGAGAACCAGAT CAGCCATCCTGCGTTAGACATGACCCTCCCTGGCGATGCAATTTCGATGTCAGAGAGAGTAGAAACAGCCAGCAAGAGAAAGACAGAATCGCCTGAGGCCGGGGAAACGCCAAAGAAAAAACGGAAAAGGGGAAGGAGACAAACGAGGAGAGTTGTATGTGTTTTGAGACAGGAAAGGGCTTGTGGTGGGTTGAAGACGGACGCCACAAAACTCAACAAGACCGGGACACTTCTGGACAACTGCCTGGGCGGTCCAGAGGGCAACAGGACGGAGAAAAACACTGACTGCCACTTTCTCTCCGGGATGAAACACCGTCAGTGTCATGAAACAAATAACAGCGAGGGAACATTTACCTGTTACAGCGCTGACAAACTgaaacacccccacccccactacTACCGCTGCGATGACAGTATAGGCGGCAACTGCAGTGCCGATGACTACAGTCAATTTATCTCTGATGCCTCTGTAGGCGAGCAAAAGAAGATGTGCTGGACTGAGAATCCTTTAAGTGACTGTCACACCTGTAGCACACCAAGCTGCCACAGTCAGTGCAACAGAGATGGAAAACATGACGCCGCTCACGACAAACACAATCCGAGCTGTGGCGGCTGTGAGACGGACAAAGACGAGGATCATTCTAGTGATCACTTGGACAAACTTAACCCTAGCTGTAACACCATGGACACACCTGTTGACTTCTTAACCTGTAGCACCAACGAAACACACGCTGACCACTGTCAATGTGAAAACAAGACCGCAAAGAGTGAAAAAATGGCTAACAACACTGACAAAATAGCAGCTTTTTGTGGGCAGAGCTCAGATTGTAATGACTGCTCCAGCTGTAAAACAAATGGCACATGTCATCACACTGGTGATTTTAACCAAACGAACAACAAAAGGGGGCTCAGTGAGGAGGATGAAACCAAACCGCAGTGTCacatacaacacaaaaacaacctcTCCGAATCGGCATTTGATTACCAAACTTGCCGCAGTATTGATCCCGGAAACGCAGACGGCTGTGATGACACGGACGGTGGTCAGTGTGATTATCGTGACAGTAACCATGGCGCTGATTGTAATCACTGTGCTCATGTTGTCAAGAACGACGCCAGAGGCAAAATGGAAGCTGTCGCTCTCGTGAGCGTACGTACGGAGCAGAGAGAGGCGGAAAGAGAtgctgagagggagagaaaggaggaggaggagagacagatggagaggaaaaaagtAAAGGAGAAGCAAAAAGAGTGGGAGAGGGAGTGGgtgaggaggaaggagaaagaaagggaggacAGGGAGAGACGGAAGGAGATAGATTTTGAACATCTCTACACAGAGAAGAGGCCTCGCTTTCCTCACGCCCTCCCTCCGCAGTGCATCCCCCTCCAcgctcccctcctcctcccgccttccctctcctcctctttctccttccgCCACACCATCATCCAGCAtcacctctccctcctcccccctccgtCCCACCTCCCCGTTCATTCATACCCTCATCttctcccctctttctccccactctctcctctcactcttAATCCGCCTCCtgctcctccaccaccaccaccactacctcatcatcctcctcctcttcatccgtCTTTCTACCCCGCGTCCCCCATCCCTTTCCTGGATGCCACCGGTCCATATCCCTTAGCAACCGCGTTTCATCCCATGCAGAGTCACCATCCGTCTCTGTATCCCCGGCCCCACCCCGCAGTCATGCCCTTACAggtgttgttttaa